In a single window of the Streptacidiphilus sp. P02-A3a genome:
- a CDS encoding response regulator transcription factor: MTSVLVCDDSPLAREALRRAVATVPGVDRVTTATNGEEVLRRWVADRSDLVLMDVRMPGLGGVETVRRLLSADPGARIIMLTVAEDLDGVALAVAAGARGYLHKDASRAELRATVTQALADPTWRLAPRRLRCAEMGAAPTLTAREIQVLEGMSHGRSNAEIGRELFLSEDTVKTHARRLFKKLGASDRAHAVALGFRWGLVR, translated from the coding sequence ATGACTTCCGTCCTCGTCTGTGATGATTCACCGCTTGCCCGCGAGGCGCTGCGCCGCGCGGTGGCGACCGTTCCCGGCGTCGACCGGGTGACCACGGCGACCAACGGTGAGGAGGTGCTTCGCCGCTGGGTGGCCGACCGGTCCGACCTGGTGCTGATGGACGTGCGGATGCCCGGCCTCGGCGGCGTCGAAACCGTGCGGCGGCTGCTGTCCGCCGATCCGGGCGCCCGCATCATCATGCTCACCGTCGCCGAGGACCTGGACGGGGTGGCGCTCGCGGTGGCCGCCGGTGCCCGCGGCTACCTGCACAAGGACGCCTCCCGGGCGGAGCTGCGGGCCACCGTCACCCAGGCCCTGGCCGACCCGACCTGGCGGCTCGCCCCGCGTCGGCTCCGCTGCGCCGAGATGGGCGCCGCGCCGACGCTGACGGCCCGTGAGATCCAGGTGCTCGAAGGCATGAGCCACGGCCGTAGCAACGCCGAGATCGGGCGTGAACTGTTCCTCTCCGAGGACACCGTGAAGACCCACGCGCGACGTCTCTTCAAGAAGCTCGGCGCCTCCGACCGCGCGCACGCGGTCGCGCTCGGTTTCCGCTGGGGTCTCGTCCGCTGA
- a CDS encoding WhiB family transcriptional regulator, which yields MADFSRLPGPNADLWDWQLAAACRGVDSSLFFHPEGERGAARSSREQSAKEVCTRCPVRAQCATHALTVREPYGVWGGLTEDEREELLGRARQRPLDPSSTLISN from the coding sequence ATGGCAGACTTCTCCCGACTCCCCGGCCCGAACGCGGATCTCTGGGACTGGCAACTGGCCGCCGCCTGCCGCGGCGTGGACAGCTCGCTGTTCTTCCACCCCGAGGGCGAGCGCGGCGCGGCCCGCAGCTCGCGAGAGCAGTCCGCCAAGGAGGTGTGCACCCGCTGCCCGGTGCGCGCCCAGTGCGCGACGCACGCGCTGACCGTTCGCGAGCCGTACGGAGTGTGGGGCGGCCTCACCGAGGACGAGCGCGAGGAGCTGCTCGGCCGCGCCCGCCAGCGTCCACTGGACCCGTCGTCCACCCTGATCAGCAACTGA
- a CDS encoding MOSC domain-containing protein — protein MGKLLSLNVGRDRASEHTDIGRTAIDKRPVEGPLAVVAPGPRGTPGSSGSALAGDQVCDDRHHGGDDQAVYAYSREELDLWQRELGRDLHNGSFGENLTTVGVDTTDALIGERWRIGPQVVLEVCATRIPCRTFQGWLEERHWMKRFTRQALPGAYLRVITPGEIRAGDEVAVLSRPTHRVTSGVVFRALTLEPDLLPLLLEVPELGAHQRDHAAQRLRG, from the coding sequence ATGGGGAAGCTGCTTTCACTCAACGTCGGCCGGGACCGGGCCTCCGAGCACACCGACATCGGCCGGACGGCCATCGACAAGCGCCCGGTGGAGGGCCCGCTCGCGGTCGTCGCGCCGGGCCCGCGCGGCACCCCGGGCAGCAGCGGCAGCGCCCTCGCCGGGGACCAGGTCTGCGACGACCGCCACCACGGCGGCGACGACCAGGCGGTCTACGCCTACAGCCGGGAGGAGCTGGACCTGTGGCAGCGGGAGCTCGGCCGTGACCTGCACAACGGGTCCTTCGGCGAGAACCTGACCACGGTCGGGGTGGACACCACCGACGCGCTGATCGGCGAGCGCTGGCGGATCGGCCCGCAGGTGGTGCTGGAGGTCTGCGCCACCCGGATCCCCTGCCGCACCTTCCAGGGCTGGCTGGAGGAGCGGCACTGGATGAAGCGGTTCACCAGGCAGGCCCTGCCCGGCGCCTACCTGCGGGTGATCACGCCCGGTGAGATCCGGGCCGGGGACGAGGTGGCCGTGCTCTCCCGGCCGACGCACCGGGTGACCAGCGGGGTGGTGTTCCGGGCACTGACGCTGGAGCCGGACCTGCTGCCGCTGCTGCTGGAGGTCCCGGAGCTGGGCGCGCACCAGCGCGACCACGCCGCCCAACGGCTGCGCGGCTAG
- the groL gene encoding chaperonin GroEL (60 kDa chaperone family; promotes refolding of misfolded polypeptides especially under stressful conditions; forms two stacked rings of heptamers to form a barrel-shaped 14mer; ends can be capped by GroES; misfolded proteins enter the barrel where they are refolded when GroES binds), which produces MAKILKFDEDARRSLERGVNKLADTVKVTIGPKGRNVVIDKKFGAPTITNDGVTIAREVELDDPYENLGAQLVKEVATKTNDVAGDGTTTATVLAQALVNEGLRNVAAGAGPSGLKKGIDAAVKAVSDHLLSVARPIDGKEDIAAVAALSAQDQQVGDLIAEAMDKVGKDGVITVEESNTFGLELEFTEGMQFDKGYLSPYMVTDQERMEAVLEEPYILIHQGKISSIQDLLPLLEKILQGGASKPLLIIAEDVDGDALSTLVLNRIRGTFNAVAVKAPGFGDRRKAMLGDLATLTGATLIAEEVGLKLDQADLSVLGTARRVTVSKDNTTVVDGAGDSSEVAGRVAQIKAEIENTDSDWDREKLQERLAKLAGGVCVIKVGAATEVELKEKKHRLEDAISATRAAVEEGIVAGGGASLVHAQKALDGGLGLSGDEAVGVAVVRRALVEPLRWIAQNAGLEGYVITTKVAELDHNQGFNAATGEYGDLIKAGVIDPVKVTRSALQNAASIASLLLTTETLVVEKPAEEAAAAGHSHGGHGHSH; this is translated from the coding sequence ATGGCGAAGATCCTGAAGTTCGACGAGGACGCCCGCCGCTCGCTCGAGCGCGGCGTCAACAAGCTGGCCGACACCGTGAAGGTGACGATCGGCCCCAAGGGCCGCAACGTCGTCATCGACAAGAAGTTCGGCGCCCCCACCATCACCAACGACGGTGTCACCATCGCCCGTGAGGTGGAGCTCGACGACCCGTACGAGAACCTTGGCGCGCAGCTCGTCAAGGAGGTCGCCACCAAGACCAACGACGTCGCGGGTGACGGCACCACCACCGCGACCGTGCTGGCCCAGGCGCTGGTCAACGAAGGTCTGCGGAACGTCGCCGCCGGCGCCGGCCCGTCCGGGCTGAAGAAGGGCATCGACGCCGCCGTCAAGGCCGTGTCCGACCACCTGCTCTCGGTCGCCCGTCCGATCGACGGCAAGGAGGACATCGCCGCCGTCGCCGCGCTGTCCGCCCAGGACCAGCAGGTCGGCGACCTGATCGCCGAGGCCATGGACAAGGTCGGCAAGGACGGTGTGATCACCGTCGAGGAGTCGAACACCTTCGGCCTGGAGCTTGAGTTCACCGAGGGCATGCAGTTCGACAAGGGCTACCTCTCGCCCTACATGGTCACCGACCAGGAGCGGATGGAGGCGGTTCTGGAGGAGCCGTACATCCTGATCCACCAGGGCAAGATCTCCTCCATCCAGGACCTGCTCCCGCTGCTGGAGAAGATCCTCCAGGGCGGCGCCAGCAAGCCGCTGCTGATCATCGCCGAGGACGTCGACGGCGACGCGCTGTCCACCCTGGTGCTGAACCGGATCCGCGGCACCTTCAACGCCGTCGCGGTGAAGGCCCCCGGCTTCGGCGACCGCCGCAAGGCCATGCTCGGCGACCTGGCCACCCTCACCGGTGCCACCCTCATCGCCGAGGAGGTCGGCCTCAAGCTCGACCAGGCCGACCTGAGCGTGCTGGGCACCGCCCGCCGCGTCACCGTGAGCAAGGACAACACCACCGTCGTCGACGGCGCCGGTGACTCGTCCGAGGTCGCCGGCCGGGTCGCGCAGATCAAGGCCGAGATCGAGAACACCGACTCGGACTGGGACCGCGAGAAGCTGCAGGAGCGCCTGGCCAAGCTGGCCGGCGGCGTCTGCGTGATCAAGGTCGGCGCGGCCACCGAGGTCGAGCTCAAGGAGAAGAAGCACCGCCTTGAGGACGCCATCTCGGCGACCCGCGCGGCGGTCGAGGAGGGCATCGTCGCCGGTGGTGGCGCCTCCCTCGTGCACGCCCAGAAGGCGCTCGACGGCGGCCTCGGCCTGTCCGGCGACGAGGCCGTCGGTGTCGCGGTCGTCCGCCGCGCGCTGGTCGAGCCGCTGCGCTGGATCGCCCAGAACGCGGGCCTTGAGGGCTACGTCATCACCACCAAGGTGGCGGAGCTGGACCACAACCAGGGCTTCAACGCCGCGACCGGCGAGTACGGCGACCTGATCAAGGCCGGTGTCATCGACCCGGTCAAGGTCACCCGCTCCGCCCTGCAGAACGCCGCGTCCATCGCGTCGCTGCTGCTCACCACGGAGACCCTGGTGGTCGAGAAGCCGGCCGAGGAGGCCGCTGCGGCGGGTCACTCGCACGGCGGCCACGGCCACTCGCACTGA
- the groES gene encoding co-chaperone GroES has protein sequence MTTTSSKVAIKPLEDRIVVQPLEAEKTTASGLVIPDTAKEKPQEGVVLAVGPGRFEDGQRLPLDVAVGDIVLYSKYGGTEVKYNGEEYLVLSARDVLAIVQK, from the coding sequence GTGACGACCACCAGCTCCAAGGTTGCCATCAAGCCGCTTGAGGACCGCATTGTGGTCCAGCCGCTCGAAGCCGAGAAGACCACGGCCTCTGGCCTGGTCATTCCGGACACTGCCAAGGAGAAGCCCCAGGAGGGCGTCGTCCTGGCCGTTGGTCCGGGTCGCTTCGAGGACGGCCAGCGTCTTCCGCTCGACGTGGCCGTCGGCGACATCGTGCTCTACAGCAAGTACGGCGGCACCGAGGTCAAGTACAACGGCGAGGAGTACCTCGTGCTCTCGGCCCGCGACGTCCTCGCGATCGTCCAGAAGTAA
- a CDS encoding class I SAM-dependent methyltransferase, producing MEIETFRTLLTDRGQTLLEEARGHAPGEELALLTRLRREHPPELVSAAVGQARLRQRAAAKFGADAERMYFTPDGVEQATRTSVAQWRARRFADLGVRRLADLCSGVGGDAIALARAGISVLAVDRDPLTCAVAEANAAALGLAELIEQRCADVAGIALDGFDAVFVDPARRGGRGGGRATGGRIFDPEAYSPPLSWAVGAARRAPFAALKVAPGIPHDAVPPEAEAEWVSDGGDVKEAVLWFGTAAGQPHRATLLPAGASLTGGRLPDPEPGPVRRYLYEPDGAVIRAHLVAEVAEQLDATLIDPTIAYLTTDRLRPTPYATAYEIGDVLPFGLKKLKALLRERGVGTVVIKKRGSAIEPEELRRRLKPEGVNSCTVFLTRVAGAPTMLLGQPVRA from the coding sequence GTGGAGATCGAGACCTTCCGGACCCTGCTGACCGACCGGGGCCAGACCCTGCTGGAAGAGGCGCGCGGCCACGCGCCCGGCGAGGAGCTGGCGCTGCTGACCCGGCTGCGCCGGGAGCATCCGCCGGAGCTGGTCTCCGCCGCCGTCGGGCAGGCCCGGCTGCGGCAGCGGGCGGCGGCGAAGTTCGGCGCGGACGCGGAACGGATGTACTTCACCCCGGACGGCGTCGAGCAGGCCACCCGGACCAGCGTCGCCCAGTGGCGGGCGCGGCGGTTCGCGGATCTGGGCGTGCGGCGGCTGGCCGACCTGTGCTCCGGCGTCGGCGGCGACGCGATCGCCCTGGCCCGGGCCGGGATCTCGGTGCTCGCGGTCGACCGCGACCCGCTGACCTGCGCCGTCGCCGAGGCCAACGCGGCGGCGCTGGGCCTGGCCGAGCTGATCGAGCAGCGCTGCGCCGACGTCGCCGGGATCGCCCTGGACGGCTTCGACGCGGTCTTCGTCGACCCGGCCCGACGCGGGGGCCGGGGCGGTGGCCGGGCGACGGGCGGCCGGATCTTCGACCCGGAGGCCTACTCGCCGCCGCTGAGCTGGGCGGTCGGCGCGGCGCGGCGGGCGCCGTTCGCGGCGCTGAAGGTCGCGCCGGGGATCCCGCACGACGCGGTGCCGCCGGAGGCCGAGGCGGAGTGGGTCTCCGACGGCGGCGACGTCAAGGAGGCCGTGCTGTGGTTCGGCACCGCCGCCGGACAACCCCATCGGGCGACCCTGCTCCCCGCCGGTGCCAGCCTCACCGGCGGCCGACTGCCCGACCCCGAGCCGGGACCGGTCCGCCGCTACCTGTACGAGCCGGACGGCGCGGTGATCCGCGCCCACCTGGTCGCCGAGGTGGCCGAGCAGCTGGACGCCACGCTGATCGACCCGACCATCGCCTACCTCACCACCGACCGGCTGCGGCCCACCCCGTACGCGACGGCGTACGAGATCGGCGACGTGCTCCCGTTCGGCCTGAAGAAGCTCAAGGCGCTGCTGCGGGAGCGCGGCGTGGGCACGGTCGTCATCAAGAAGCGCGGCTCGGCGATCGAGCCGGAGGAGCTGCGCCGCCGACTCAAACCCGAAGGAGTGAACTCCTGCACGGTCTTCCTCACCCGGGTGGCGGGTGCCCCGACGATGCTGCTGGGGCAGCCCGTCCGGGCGTAG
- a CDS encoding polysaccharide deacetylase family protein encodes MKRYGRTLGTTAGVLALMALAGACGGTPAASGPGASTAPAAGDAATASAAASASAAAAASAQAAAARAAVWAKWGLTPLLPTPAPPADRPIKLTRTGKVPVIKQVPTDQKVVFITVDDGAEKDPAFIRMEQDLRIPITMFLMNDTIKNDYGYFKPLQALGNSIQNHTLHHPAMNTISEDQQQQEVCGDQKILTAQYGTAPYLFRPPYGAGAYSTALNTAVQACGPRAIVYWTETMEITGLEYQTPTRKLQDGDIILAHFRGPSELKGETMTKMFANMVKRIEEQGFAVARLDDYIQRP; translated from the coding sequence GTGAAGCGGTACGGCAGGACGCTCGGCACGACGGCGGGCGTGCTCGCCCTGATGGCGCTGGCCGGTGCCTGCGGCGGCACGCCCGCGGCGAGCGGCCCGGGGGCGTCCACGGCGCCCGCGGCCGGTGACGCGGCGACCGCCTCGGCTGCCGCCTCCGCCTCGGCCGCCGCTGCCGCCTCGGCACAGGCCGCCGCCGCGCGGGCCGCGGTGTGGGCCAAGTGGGGCCTGACCCCGCTGCTGCCGACCCCCGCGCCGCCCGCCGACCGCCCGATCAAGCTGACCCGTACCGGCAAGGTCCCGGTGATCAAGCAGGTCCCGACCGACCAGAAGGTCGTCTTCATCACCGTGGACGACGGCGCGGAGAAGGACCCGGCCTTCATCCGAATGGAACAGGACCTGCGGATCCCGATCACCATGTTCCTGATGAACGACACCATCAAGAACGACTACGGGTACTTCAAGCCGCTCCAGGCCCTGGGCAACAGCATCCAGAACCACACGCTGCACCACCCGGCGATGAACACCATCTCCGAGGACCAGCAGCAGCAGGAGGTCTGCGGCGACCAGAAGATCCTCACCGCCCAGTACGGCACCGCCCCGTACCTGTTCCGGCCCCCCTACGGCGCGGGCGCCTACTCCACCGCGCTGAACACCGCCGTCCAGGCCTGCGGCCCGCGCGCCATCGTCTACTGGACCGAGACCATGGAGATCACCGGTCTTGAGTACCAGACCCCCACCCGCAAGCTCCAGGACGGCGACATCATCCTGGCCCACTTCCGCGGCCCCTCGGAGCTCAAGGGCGAGACCATGACCAAGATGTTCGCCAACATGGTCAAGCGCATCGAGGAGCAGGGCTTCGCCGTCGCCCGCCTGGACGACTACATCCAGCGGCCCTAG
- the tsaD gene encoding tRNA (adenosine(37)-N6)-threonylcarbamoyltransferase complex transferase subunit TsaD, with translation MADEPLVLGIETSCDETGVGIVRGTTLLADAVATSVEEHGRFGGVVPEIASRAHLESMVPTVQRALDEAGIKASDLDGIAVTAGPGLAGALLVGVSAAKAYAYALDKPLYGVNHLASHICVDQLEHGRLPEPTMALLVSGGHSSLLLTSDITSDVRSLGATIDDAAGEAFDKVARVLGLGFPGGPVIDRYATEGDPGAIAFPRGLSGPRTASSTTGAYDFSFSGLKTAVARWVEAKRRAGEEVPVRDVAASFQEAVTDVLTRKAVRACRDNGVDHLMIGGGVAANSRLRAMAQERCERAGITLRVPRMKLCTDNGAMVAALGAEMVWRNRAPSALDLSADSSLPVTETHVPAPLPHDELHRLSE, from the coding sequence ATGGCTGACGAACCGCTGGTCCTCGGCATCGAGACCTCCTGCGACGAGACCGGGGTCGGCATCGTCCGGGGCACCACCCTGCTCGCCGACGCCGTCGCCACCAGCGTCGAGGAGCACGGGCGCTTCGGCGGGGTGGTCCCGGAGATCGCCAGCCGGGCGCACCTGGAGTCGATGGTGCCCACCGTCCAGCGCGCGCTGGACGAGGCCGGGATCAAGGCGAGCGACCTGGACGGCATCGCGGTCACCGCGGGCCCGGGCCTGGCCGGCGCGCTGCTGGTCGGCGTCTCCGCCGCCAAGGCGTACGCGTACGCGCTGGACAAGCCGCTGTACGGGGTGAACCACCTGGCCTCGCACATCTGCGTGGACCAGCTGGAGCACGGGCGGCTGCCGGAGCCGACGATGGCGCTGCTGGTCTCCGGCGGGCACTCCTCGCTGCTGCTGACCAGCGACATCACCAGCGACGTCCGCTCGCTCGGGGCCACCATCGACGACGCCGCCGGGGAGGCCTTCGACAAGGTCGCCCGGGTGCTCGGCCTCGGCTTCCCCGGCGGCCCGGTGATCGACCGGTACGCCACCGAGGGCGACCCCGGGGCGATCGCCTTCCCGCGCGGCCTCAGCGGGCCGCGTACCGCGAGCTCCACGACTGGCGCCTACGACTTCTCCTTCTCCGGCCTGAAGACCGCCGTGGCCCGCTGGGTCGAGGCCAAGCGCCGGGCGGGCGAGGAGGTCCCGGTGCGCGACGTCGCCGCCTCCTTCCAGGAGGCCGTGACCGACGTACTGACCCGCAAGGCGGTACGGGCCTGCCGGGACAACGGGGTGGACCATCTGATGATCGGCGGCGGGGTGGCCGCCAACTCGCGGCTGCGGGCGATGGCGCAGGAGCGCTGCGAGCGCGCCGGGATCACCCTGCGGGTGCCCCGGATGAAGCTGTGCACCGACAACGGCGCGATGGTGGCCGCGCTCGGCGCGGAGATGGTCTGGCGCAACCGGGCCCCCTCGGCGCTGGACCTGTCGGCGGACTCCTCGCTGCCGGTGACCGAGACCCACGTCCCGGCGCCGCTCCCGCACGACGAACTGCACCGCCTGTCCGAGTGA
- the rimI gene encoding ribosomal protein S18-alanine N-acetyltransferase, producing the protein MIILREMRWWDIPPVLELERELFPDDAWSTGMFWSELADSRHPRATRWYTVAEGPDGRIAGYAGLMAVAGEGDVQTIAVAERYWGSGLGARLLTRLLVRAVRADCAGVLLEVRVDNERAQRLYRRFGFEPIGVRRNYYQPSGTDALVMRLEHPAETLSAETLSEQMNDVGA; encoded by the coding sequence ATGATCATTCTGCGCGAGATGCGCTGGTGGGACATCCCGCCGGTGCTGGAACTGGAACGCGAGCTGTTCCCGGACGACGCCTGGTCCACCGGGATGTTCTGGTCCGAGCTCGCCGACTCCCGCCACCCCCGGGCCACCCGCTGGTACACCGTGGCCGAGGGGCCCGACGGCCGGATCGCGGGCTACGCCGGGCTGATGGCCGTCGCCGGAGAGGGCGACGTGCAGACCATCGCGGTGGCCGAGCGGTACTGGGGCAGCGGCCTCGGAGCCCGGCTGCTGACCCGGCTGCTGGTGCGGGCCGTCCGCGCGGACTGCGCGGGCGTACTGCTGGAGGTCCGGGTCGACAACGAGCGCGCCCAGCGGCTGTACCGGCGCTTCGGCTTCGAGCCGATCGGCGTCCGCCGGAACTACTACCAGCCGTCCGGGACCGATGCCCTGGTGATGCGGCTGGAGCACCCCGCCGAGACCCTCTCCGCCGAGACCCTGTCCGAGCAGATGAACGACGTAGGAGCATGA
- the tsaB gene encoding tRNA (adenosine(37)-N6)-threonylcarbamoyltransferase complex dimerization subunit type 1 TsaB, with translation MLLLAFDTATPAVTVALHDTERRLTLAASDRIDARRHGELLLPTIDEVLRAAGVDKHALGAIAVGAGPGPYTGLRVGLATAAALGHALGIPVHGVCTLDGIARAARDAGLQGPFVAATDARRKEVYWARYDGSGQRLDGPRVDRPADIAEEVCGLAAVGAGALLYPEVFAAPAPGLPEYQSAAALAAFAADELAAGRELPEPVPLYLRRPDAEVPKNYKTVLPA, from the coding sequence GTGCTGCTCCTCGCGTTCGACACCGCCACCCCCGCCGTCACCGTCGCCCTCCACGACACCGAACGGCGGCTCACTCTCGCCGCCAGCGACCGGATCGACGCCCGGCGGCACGGTGAGCTGCTGCTGCCCACCATCGACGAGGTGCTGCGCGCCGCCGGGGTGGACAAGCACGCGCTCGGCGCCATCGCGGTCGGCGCCGGACCGGGTCCCTACACCGGCCTGCGGGTCGGCCTGGCTACCGCCGCCGCGCTCGGGCACGCCCTCGGCATCCCGGTGCACGGCGTCTGCACGCTGGACGGCATCGCCCGGGCGGCCCGCGACGCCGGGCTCCAGGGCCCCTTCGTGGCGGCGACCGACGCCCGCCGCAAGGAGGTCTACTGGGCCCGCTACGACGGCTCGGGGCAGCGGCTGGACGGCCCCAGGGTGGACCGCCCGGCCGACATCGCGGAGGAGGTGTGCGGCCTGGCGGCAGTGGGCGCGGGCGCGCTGCTCTACCCCGAGGTCTTCGCCGCGCCCGCCCCCGGCCTGCCGGAGTACCAGTCCGCCGCGGCCCTGGCGGCGTTCGCCGCGGACGAGCTGGCGGCGGGCCGCGAGCTGCCCGAGCCGGTGCCGCTGTACCTGCGCCGACCCGACGCCGAGGTGCCGAAGAACTACAAGACGGTCCTCCCAGCATGA
- the tsaE gene encoding tRNA (adenosine(37)-N6)-threonylcarbamoyltransferase complex ATPase subunit type 1 TsaE has product MRITVADPEAMRELGRALARLLRPGDLVLLSGELGAGKTTLTRGLGEGLGVRGAVTSPTFVIARVHPPLAAGPALVHVDAYRLGGGLDQMEDLDLDVSLPESVVVVEWGEGRVEELSDSRLEVRIERALGGDALAADDADPRTVTLTGLGERWNDADWGLLAGDAV; this is encoded by the coding sequence ATGCGGATCACCGTCGCCGACCCCGAGGCCATGCGCGAGCTGGGCCGCGCCCTGGCCCGGCTGCTCCGCCCGGGCGACCTGGTGCTGCTGTCCGGGGAGCTGGGCGCGGGCAAGACCACGCTGACCCGGGGCCTGGGCGAGGGCCTGGGCGTGCGCGGCGCGGTCACCTCGCCGACCTTCGTGATCGCCCGGGTGCACCCGCCGCTGGCCGCCGGACCGGCGCTGGTCCATGTGGACGCCTACCGCCTCGGCGGCGGCCTGGACCAGATGGAGGACCTGGACCTGGACGTCTCGCTGCCCGAGTCGGTGGTCGTCGTGGAGTGGGGCGAGGGCCGGGTCGAGGAGCTGTCCGACTCCCGGCTGGAGGTCCGCATCGAACGGGCGCTCGGCGGCGACGCCCTCGCGGCCGACGACGCCGACCCGCGCACGGTCACCCTGACCGGCCTCGGCGAGCGCTGGAACGACGCCGACTGGGGGCTGTTGGCGGGCGACGCGGTGTGA
- a CDS encoding alpha/beta fold hydrolase, producing MSTDGGRSPAAEAVQQVRAAAEAVVGDMAEGRWRRAGVVGLSLGVVAAGAAAGVAVERLTVGREVRRRARAEVDAAAPFGSLHGVPHPVTADDGTELYVELDGTGWTGTPFAKPRPAPEPDPQESPDAETPDAESPDPESPDAGATPDAAGPEPAAPRRGWLGRLLPAVPAAAVARTGQLGEALASGVLSNTVLSNTVRSSPVLSGTVGNWLGLTSGPPLTVVFCHGYCLNQDSWHFQRAAFQDGLRLVLWDQRSHGRSERGRSGAQGQPVSIDQLGGDLKAVIDAVAPTGPLVLVGHSMGGMTVMALADQYPELIRERVAGVAFIGTTAGGWSGNSLGLPAYGAKMLHRVAPGVLRALGRQAELVERTRRLGSDLTAALYRRYSFGTEQVDPAVERFALRMLESTPIDVVAEFFPVFDLHEKAAALAAFQDVPTLVLVGTKDLLTPPSHSEAIAAELPDAELVIVQDAGHLVMLERPELVDGRLARLLERAARRCGAPLPPSVRERASTLDAAADEAGRAAEATPEARA from the coding sequence ATGAGCACGGACGGCGGCCGGTCCCCGGCGGCCGAGGCGGTCCAGCAGGTCAGGGCGGCGGCGGAGGCGGTGGTCGGCGACATGGCCGAGGGCCGCTGGCGCCGGGCCGGTGTGGTCGGCCTGTCGCTGGGCGTGGTCGCCGCCGGGGCGGCGGCCGGGGTCGCCGTGGAACGGCTGACCGTCGGCCGCGAGGTACGCCGCCGGGCCCGGGCCGAGGTCGACGCCGCCGCGCCGTTCGGCTCGCTGCACGGCGTGCCGCACCCGGTGACCGCCGACGACGGCACCGAGCTGTACGTGGAACTCGACGGCACCGGCTGGACCGGCACCCCGTTCGCCAAGCCCCGCCCGGCCCCGGAGCCGGACCCCCAGGAGAGCCCGGACGCCGAGACCCCGGACGCCGAGAGCCCGGACCCCGAGAGCCCGGACGCCGGGGCGACCCCGGACGCCGCCGGGCCGGAGCCCGCCGCCCCGCGCCGGGGCTGGCTCGGACGGCTGCTGCCCGCCGTCCCGGCCGCCGCCGTGGCCCGCACCGGCCAGCTCGGCGAGGCACTGGCCAGCGGCGTCCTGTCCAACACAGTCTTGTCCAATACGGTCCGGTCCAGTCCGGTCCTGTCCGGTACGGTCGGCAACTGGCTCGGCCTGACCTCCGGACCGCCGCTGACCGTGGTGTTCTGCCACGGCTACTGCCTGAACCAGGACAGCTGGCACTTCCAGCGCGCCGCCTTCCAGGACGGCCTGCGGCTGGTGCTGTGGGACCAGCGCAGCCACGGCCGCTCGGAGCGCGGGCGCTCCGGCGCCCAGGGGCAGCCGGTCAGCATCGACCAGCTCGGCGGCGACCTCAAGGCCGTCATCGACGCGGTCGCCCCCACCGGACCGCTGGTCCTGGTCGGCCACTCGATGGGCGGCATGACCGTGATGGCGCTGGCCGACCAGTACCCGGAGCTGATCCGGGAGCGGGTCGCCGGGGTCGCCTTCATCGGCACCACGGCGGGCGGCTGGAGCGGCAACAGCCTGGGCCTGCCCGCCTACGGCGCGAAGATGCTGCACAGGGTCGCCCCCGGGGTGCTGCGCGCCCTCGGCCGCCAGGCCGAGCTGGTCGAGCGCACCCGCCGACTCGGCAGCGACCTCACCGCCGCGCTCTACCGCCGCTACTCCTTCGGCACCGAGCAGGTGGACCCGGCTGTGGAGCGGTTCGCGCTGCGGATGCTGGAGTCCACCCCGATCGACGTGGTCGCCGAGTTCTTCCCGGTCTTCGACCTGCACGAGAAGGCCGCGGCGCTGGCCGCCTTCCAGGACGTCCCGACGCTGGTCCTGGTCGGCACCAAGGACCTGCTCACCCCGCCCTCGCACAGCGAGGCGATCGCCGCCGAACTCCCGGACGCCGAGCTGGTCATCGTCCAGGACGCGGGCCACCTGGTGATGCTGGAGCGGCCCGAGCTGGTCGACGGCCGACTGGCCCGGCTGCTGGAGCGGGCCGCGCGGCGCTGCGGCGCCCCGCTGCCGCCGTCCGTCCGCGAGCGGGCGAGTACCCTCGACGCCGCCGCCGACGAGGCGGGCCGGGCGGCTGAGGCCACCCCCGAAGCCCGGGCCTGA